In a single window of the Raphanus sativus cultivar WK10039 chromosome 9, ASM80110v3, whole genome shotgun sequence genome:
- the LOC108826710 gene encoding probable LRR receptor-like serine/threonine-protein kinase At1g51820, whose product MKKYCLMAWQMFMIIVLVDSQNPNGFINVDCGLSGYESPYTELMTRLTYTTDADLVESRESGRIDKIFETMYPRPYWTVRSFPKPERNCYKINTERETKYLIRATFLYGNYDGRNTVPSFDLYLGPNLWTMVEANSTTMEVIHHTASQSSLQICLVNTGSGTPFINVLELRPLNLDAYTTPSGSLKMLFRWYLGNPDGGMIRYPSDVYDRYWYPPSQQKHLIPITTTLNVDTKNDYNPPETVMATAATPRDANASWTVEWIVEPPNTQCYPYVYFSELQTLGANETREFTMFLAGADFHSPISPGPLITTTIFDRLPTQCDGKCVLELTKTSTSTLPPVLSAIEVYTVMDFPLVETNEDDVTGIKDVQGTYELNKLNWQGDPCTPRQFLWEGLKCDHSDNSTRPTIITLDLSSSGLTGVIAEAIRNLAHLQHLDLSNNSLSGGVPEFLADMSSLLVINLSSNNLSGSVPQTLAQKKRMKLNVEGNPLLICTTGTSCVNKQGKDGDRIKNVVIAVVVASLALLIITALLILFLYRHKRRPSVVEGPRSNMQELDDLPLPIGIYSEISL is encoded by the exons ATGAAGAAATATTGTTTGATGGCGTGGCAAATGTTCATGATAATTGTTCTTGTCGACTCCCAAAATCCAAACG GTTTCATCAACGTGGATTGCGGTCTGTCGGGCTACGAATCTCCTTACACAGAACTCATGACTAGGTTGACATATACCACAGACGCAGATTTAGTGGAAAGTAGGGAATCTGGTAGAATCGATAAAATATTTGAGACCATGTATCCAAGGCCCTATTGGACCGTCAGAAGCTTCCCAAAACCTGAACGAAATTGTTATAAAATTAACACCGAGCGGGAAACAAAGTATTTGATCAGGGCCACGTTCCTATATGGAAACTATGACGGGCGTAACACTGTCCCCAGCTTCGATCTCTATCTTGGTCCAAATCTGTGGACAATGGTAGAAGCTAATAGTACTACTATGGAGGTCATCCACCATACCGCATCTCAGTCGTCTTTACAAATATGTCTGGTTAACACAGGATCAGGCACGCCGTTCATAAACGTCTTAGAGCTACGACCACTGAATCTAGATGCGTACACTACTCCAAGTGGTTCACTCAAGATGTTGTTCCGGTGGTATCTTGGAAATCCAGATGGTGGAATGATTCG GTACCCCAGTGATGTCTACGATCGTTATTGGTATCCACCATCCCAGCAGAAGCACTTGATACCAATAACTACGACTCTCAACGTAGATACTAAGAATGATTATAATCCGCCAGAAACGGTAATGGCGACCGCGGCGACGCCCCGAGACGCTAATGCGAGTTGGACTGTCGAATGGATCGTAGAGCCTCCTAATACTCAATGTTACCCTTACGTATACTTTTCAGAGCTTCAGACTCTAGGGGCAAACGAAACAAGGGAGTTCACAATGTTCCTGGCTGGAGCCGATTTTCATAGCCCTATTAGTCCCGGACCATTAATTACAACAACGATATTTGACAGGTTGCCAACTCAGTGTGATGGGAAATGTGTATTGGAGCTCACGAAAACATCAACGTCAACTCTTCCTCCAGTGCTTAGCGCTATTGAGGTATACACCGTAATGGATTTTCCGCTTGTGGAGACAAATGAAGATGATG TTACTGGTATCAAGGATGTTCAAGGTACCTATGAACTGAATAAACTGAATTGGCAAGGAGACCCGTGTACCCCCAGACAGTTTTTGTGGGAAGGTCTGAAGTGCGACCACTCGGATAATTCTACGCGACCAACAATTATTACTTT GGACTTATCTTCAAGTGGTCTAACGGGGGTTATCGCTGAAGCCATTAGAAACCTTGCGCATTTACAACATCT GGATTTGTCAAACAACAGTTTGAGCGGCGGTGTACCTGAGTTTCTGGCCGACATGTCATCACTCTTGGTCAT AAACTTAAGTAGTAATAACCTAAGTGGCTCGGTTCCTCAAACACTTGCCCAGAAAAAAAGAATGAAGCTGAA TGTTGAAGGCAACCCACTTCTCATTTGCACAACCGGGACATCATGTGTGAATAAACAAGGAAAAGATGGAGATCGCATAAAGAATGTTGTTATAGCTGTAGTGGTTGCTTCTCTTGCTCTTCTTATAATAACTGCACTTCTTATCTTATTCCTTTACCGTCACAAAAGGAGACCAAGTGTTGTTGAAG GGCCACGATCAAATATGCAAGAACTGGATGATCTACCTCTACCTATTGGCATATACTCGGAGATTTCTCTTTGA